aatttcgcttttttcactgcttttgagctctttgaaaattttcgttttcgatatctagcaagtaaatcaaccgatttcgacccggtttgcggcaaacgatgtgtttcttcaaggtttagaactgattagtttttggtgtcgatcggtcaagtcgtttggaagaaattcgaaaaaaacgatttttaaaaatttttatttttgagatttctcaaaatgtactggtccgattgggtccaaactcatacgaaattcaagtgcaattaaaccttttggaatgccgtttagtttattcaaatcggttgagcagtttaatagttataagagggtcacatatatccacacacacacacatacatccacacatacatacagacatacggacatcatcgtagaaatgttcggggaagcttcctcgaccctcaaaacttcgagatctgttgagaactcgatttttgcaaaatggggtgaaaccaatatcttcccgatttttggaaaattttcaattttcttagcgggaagatAAAAATTTggcttaaaataatcaaattcaaccgataatatcttttaaacggttaggttaaCGAAAAAATCGTATGtgaccttttttgtagagcatttaGTTTCCAACAAAAACTATgaaatgagatattttttcaagcagcTGAAAGCAAGATTTGAAGATCTGGTAATAAGAACAAAATAGAAAGCTGTAAGACGGAGCAcgagaaaaaatattctttgtttttttactaaCCCTAATATATATTCCTATCCTATCCgcaaaacaaatttatgtatttttctttcAGAATATTTTTCGCAGTctcatttatatttgttgtttttggagCAATTTTCTTTGTGAATAAAGCATATGAAAAATGGAAATATACACCGGTTATTGTGAGCATTAATTCAAGGACCACTGGAATAACCACGGATCCGTTCCCCGCAGTAACTATTTGCAATTTAAACCAGGTTTATAAAAAGAaggttaaaaatttttcaatgtaagTTGAAAATAAGTACATTTGCGTAAGTATATAAGGATGGGCAAAGAAACCGaatgttttttttcgcttcgtgctctgaaaaattggttgatagacatcTCTAAGAAAGAATCTCCAAGTATAAGCTTATAATTGTAACAGGGAGGTCCTCCGCCTAACGGTTTTCTATCTTTTTCTAATTATAAGATAGGAAAATTCATATCTTGCTTCCAACTGCTTGAAAAAAATATCttgtttcatagattttgtaggaaattgactGCTCTATAAAATGGTTTTAAGGGTTTTTTCGTAGACCAAACCGTGTAAAAGATATTAACtgttgaagtttgactattttaaagcaaacttgtttttttcttttgcatatAACTTATtgaaataacataattttaaaatgcaaaGTTCATAGTCTTGTAGAAAACTTACTGCTCTATAAAAATGAATGCTCCATATAGTCAATTTCCTACAAAGTCTATGAAACGAGAAATTCATTCAAGCAATTGGAAGCGATATATGAATGTTCCTATTTTATAATAAGAAAAAGATAGAAAACTGTTAAGCGGAAGATCTTACCATTACAATTAAGATCTCATACTTGcagagcctttcttagaggtgtctatcaaccaatttttcagagtacgaagcgaaaaGAAACATCCGTTTTTTGGCACACCctaaagcatatatatattatattatgtagatactcgtgtatataccatatattgtatattacataAGAAGTATAATTTATTGCATAGATCGTCATGTGTTTATTAAGGTAACTCACTCATACTTTTTTAGTAACTCCCCGGAATATGTTAAGATGCAACTAATATGTAAACATAAAGTGAATGCAACTATTGCGAGCTCAATTCCCAATTGGaactacttaaaaaattttataacagaAGTATTGGCAAAACATTGAATCTTTTGACACTTGCTTTTATACTAAAGTAGTCGGATTGTATTGAAACCTCTTTGCTGTCCTAACATTGctaaaataaagttattatgAAGTAATTAATCAAGAATTAAAGATCTAAATGCTTTACGGATTTGTGTTAtactatttgaaaaaatgtgtttttgttcCACAAAGCAAGGGCTATTCTAACAATCGAAATTGTTGATTATGAAAATGATTGCATAACTTTTCAAACTGAATTTCTAAATTTTCTATATAGCTAGAGACGGCTTACCACAGAACATTGTGCACTGAATGGtactgaattaaattaaattcaaaatatttataattaaaaattcaaattttaatccTGCGGAATACACCGCCTATAACgtttatgtatttattcataaataatagttttactCTATTGACAGCTTActataacataatttaattacatCTTCCCAAGGCATGTTTGGGGTCTTGTAGTTTACCTATACTCGTAAAATATCCATTTCGAATAATTTGAGGAGTTACAAACATATAGTAGACTTTGTGTAAATTATTGagatagtataaaaattaacaaagtttttaatagaatgctttatataatattgtctCCTTGTCACTTATGGTCTTCAATACCTTCATAGTTCCATTTATGCCAATCACAATGTTAATTTTAAGAGTTACATGATTTAAATCAGTAAATTTAAGATAGTATATGCATAGTTTAGTTAGGAGTTAATCTCTTGCTATTTGAAAAGTTTTCGTTCTTCCAAACCTAGGAATCAAGTAGACAGAAACTAGCCAATACAACTggttactttttttataaaagcaagTGTAAATTGGTATACTTTTATTATTGATATTAATATTCTTACTAATCATACTTGTAATTTCCGTAGATCTCTCAACCGTGCAGTGATATGTTGCTCAGATGCTGGTTCGGCGGAGTAAAGTATAATTGCACAGATATTTTTCATCCAATCATAACTGACAGCGGCTTTTGCTGCGTCTTTAATATGGTTCATGCAGACTTCTTAGTCAAAAAGTTAAGTAATAAACATACATTTACACATATCTAAATTTCCTAAGATTTTTATTAACTCCATATTTGGTTTAGTCCGCAGCCGTGTCCAAATTGTGAGGACCACAAACCGAATGGCACTGTATACGTTGACTGGAGCCCTGAAAAAGGATATCCTTCAAATTTACCTAAAAACTATATCCCAACGCCTGCTGTTGGCACAGGTGAATCTTTGGGATTATCGGTAACTCTGGACGTTGAAGCAGATTACTATTATTGCTCTTCTGAGAACAGTGTCGGCTTCAAAATGCTGCTACATAATCCGCTTGAGGTGCCCGATATGCGTGAGATAGGTTTATTACTCTCACCCGGGCGAGAAACTAAAGTGCGAATTAAAACTGTTAAAACCGAATCGGAAAAGTATTTGCGTTCCATGGATACGAAAAATCGCGTATGTTATTTTGAGGATGAATATTCTTTAAAGAATTATAAGGTGTACACACAACGGAATTGTGAGGTAGAATGCTTAATGAACATGTTATTGACCTATTGTGGGTGTGTCACTCATTACGCACCCCTGTCTTTTGCTAACCAAACCGTATGCAGCATTTATGAGTTATCTTGCGTCAATCGTGTTCAGCAGCAATCCATGGTGACTAAGAATGGCAACGGTTGTCCGGAAATTTGTTTGCCCAGTTGCTATGATATCTCATACCTGCCGGACTTCTTTTACACACCATTAACACATGCACGATTCCAAATCTCGAACCAACTTATTAAGAATATGAGTGGTCCTTATGTGGAAAACAATATTGCcgtagtaaatatttatttcaaagagAGTTGGTACCGAAGCAGTAAGCAGAGCGAATATATTGGAATAACGGATTTCTtatgtaatttgaaaaattttaagtcttaagtgttttttaccaacaatttatttcttttgtttttgtatttcactTCGCAGCAAGTATTGGCGGGATTATTGGACTGTTTTTTGGCTTTAGTTTCATATCCGTGGCTGAATTCATATATTACTTGGTTTTAAAACCCGCTCGAATAATCATTGTCACAGCTTGGACGAAACGGAAAATGCCTAGATATAAGAagactttaaaaaatttgacattGTTGGAAAAACTGTCAACGGATAAGTTGGGTTCAATTGAGCAAAGTAAAGTTTCATTAGGAAATTACGAAGCTAATAGAACTAAAAGTCGGCAGgatatttttctaatatcaaGGAAAAACTGTTCGCCATATTCGAACAGCCTCTGGAGGCCTGGTATGGAATATACCCCTTGAAagtataactaaaaataattttgggtattttaaaataaatatttgtaattgacaaaatgtaattaatatataatactagcTGTACCCTGCACGCTTTGCTATGCCACcaactgaaaaaaatttgaaggagagacataacaaaaatattcaattaattttgagtcattttattgaatttgttCATTTGGAAAGATTGTGTGTGTTTCATTTCAATTCGATATTTATTGAAGTGCTGTGGGcaatatttcttgtttttctatCTGTTGCTTCGATaacattgtttattattttcttgcagtggtccgattacgcccatctgcaataccaaccgtcttacggtaccaagaaacatgtctaccaagtttcataaagatatctcaatttttactcaagttagagcttgcacggacggacggacggacagacagtcacccggatttcaactcgtctcttcattcttatcatttatatatatataaccctatatctaactcgattagttttaggtgatacaaacaaccgttaggtgaacaaaactattatactctgtaacaacaggttgcgagagtataaaaatagttcaattcagtttttgttcaaaattattaaaatggacattagttttgatttatattaagATGACAAAAATGTTTGGGGCCAAAACTGATGAGCTGCGTGTAAGAAAAAGCCTTCGTGATCAGTCAAATTCATTTGAACTTCCTAACATCCAATATGGAAAAGTTTTACTGAcaattaaataacttttaaaaaaggtttgttGCAGATTCATAGGTTATTTTCGTTCAAAAAAGGAAgtctttttttctaaattagatGCAGAAACATTACCACAAATTCTCCGTTTCCTTGCTGTCGGTAGTTATCAAGaacacattttaaataattttcactgaaattattatgaattttgAAGGTCTTTAACATTATGAACATCGGTTTTGTACATAGTGGATAAAACTCAAATGACTGAAGAGGAGCAAAacgtttcaaaaatttaattatacttaAATAGTATGTTCCTAGGAATAAAAGTTTGTACTGACTTTTATGTTCAAAACACTTTCCCCTTTTCCATTAATGTTATATTTACTGTTTCCAAATTGTAGCTTTctagtttaaaattataaataaaatatttgtttcccctttttccgttttttatttatatttttctactaaatatatatagttcAACTGCATCGTCATGGTAgtagttgaaattttttgatactCTAGGCCATCCCACTAACAcagagttgaaaaccgtaatatcGGGAATACCGAATAtcaaaacttcaaccaaaatgCAGTTGGATTGAAAACTGTAGTAGGccataattattcaaaaattattataatgagTAGTACTTAAATATATTCGTGCCTTTAATTTGGAAAAATCAGACACAACTATTTCATTGTTAAGAGTTTGTGATATTTCATTTCCAATTGATAATGTTGCCCAGCTTGTCAGTCTTTCAAGAAGTATTAGCAACACACGTATTAtcgtaaataaatttagaatgaTATCTTTTCATTCGTTTGAACAAATATCATTCAAAACGTCCAGTGGTGtatttttcaactaatttttctGCCAATAGCTTGTACTTCATTACATAAATTTGTTGCAACTATATCCGTCAATCCACCGTGTGTGgccatttaaaattgtttacaatATTCCAAAATGACTGTGTATGTAAACGTTTACAGCTaattaatagtaaataaaaattcaaaagttttaGTAACTTGTTTGAACTGATCGTACCGATGgcgaaatataaattaaatgaaagttttgtTTAGCATCACGAATTGGCTCATCTTCCCCCTCAGATTTGAACTGCCTTTTCTGGTGCCGTTTCTGATCGAaagtaccatacatacatatttatgtgatattatattttgtgtgcAAATGAACGCATACAACACCTAATAGGTGCTCCTATTACAAAATATGTAgaatacttatttataatttgatattagaaaagagaaaatataaaactatgcTTAGTTACATGCTATAACTATGTATGTAGTATTACTAACTTCCCTTAGGTGCCAAGGAACACATGCACCAAGTTTTATCAATATATCTCAGTTGTTACTCAAGCTAagtacgtatacatacatatatgtataactttatATCTATTTCCATTACTTAGGGAAACATAACTGTTAAACTCTGCAGCAAATGTTGTGGAGTATTAGCCGATAATTGACCGTCATATACGATATCATAAAAACAATTCTTTAATGATTAGATTCGCAATTTGGGGACTTAAAAACATCAGAAAAAAACAGggaccaaaaaaaatatattttt
The sequence above is drawn from the Bactrocera oleae isolate idBacOlea1 chromosome 5, idBacOlea1, whole genome shotgun sequence genome and encodes:
- the LOC106620190 gene encoding pickpocket protein 28, with the protein product MLLRCWFGGVKYNCTDIFHPIITDSGFCCVFNMVHADFLVKNPQPCPNCEDHKPNGTVYVDWSPEKGYPSNLPKNYIPTPAVGTGESLGLSVTLDVEADYYYCSSENSVGFKMLLHNPLEVPDMREIGLLLSPGRETKVRIKTVKTESEKYLRSMDTKNRVCYFEDEYSLKNYKVYTQRNCEVECLMNMLLTYCGCVTHYAPLSFANQTVCSIYELSCVNRVQQQSMVTKNGNGCPEICLPSCYDISYLPDFFYTPLTHARFQISNQLIKNMSGPYVENNIAVVNIYFKESWYRSSKQSEYIGITDFLSSIGGIIGLFFGFSFISVAEFIYYLVLKPARIIIVTAWTKRKMPRYKKTLKNLTLLEKLSTDKLGSIEQSKVSLGNYEANRTKSRQDIFLISRKNCSPYSNSLWRPGMEYTP